One genomic region from Pseudoduganella dura encodes:
- the cphA gene encoding cyanophycin synthetase — translation MNILDQRVLRGPNLYAARPCLLTVLDLETLHGVASSDVPGFTDALLALVPGLHAHRCSPGHQGGFAERLRDGTYMGHVVEHLTLELQCLAGTPAGFGRTRRVRGQPGVYRVVCAYRVEAVVVEAFDLALAIVVALARGEAFALDEPLAALRLTAERNAIGTSTAAVLKAARGRRIPYFRVSDNANLFQLGWGSRQKRLQATMTGDASNIACRIASDKQLTKALLKEAGVPVPGGSVVTSTDEAQRAARRLRGIVTVKPLDANQGKGVTTQCTTPKQVAAAFDAARKFSRSVIVERFIEGNDYRVLVTGDTVAAASLRRPPTVVGDGRHTIRELVAAENRNPARGQGHTNILTQIPLDEHALQALEKRGYGLDSVPPAGVPVTLRGNANLSTGGTAEDVTDLLPDETRAICVRAAQKIGLDVAGIDLVCRDIARPLADQGGAIIEVNAAPGIRMHQYPAAGTPRDAGDAIVEAMYGDDDGRIPVIAVTGTNGKTTTTLMAAHCVRMAGLRTGVTTTEGIYVDGRQIASGDCSGYWSARTVLTDPTVDFAILETARGGILKRGLAFDRCDVAVMLNISADHLGLDGVDTVEELARVKGVVAGAASRCVVLNAEDRHCVRLGGRLKDTVEVLYFALDPDNPVLLKHLHNGGRGAYLQDSQLVVADGTRHQVLLRAADMPSTLGGHARYNIANGLAAAAALLATGFTVEQIAAGLASFVSDGRTNPLRSNVFDVRGITVVVDYAHNPAAYNAMSGMARGLSKGRVVGVITAPGDRRDQDLEAVGETCARGFDEIVVYEAGNRGRPTGECAQLMLAGAQRSGKPRDVLHSRLAGQEALRHGLSLCKPGDVMVFACGSSLNEVVEALRDSDPASARQIAAQAALVMV, via the coding sequence ATGAACATCCTGGACCAGCGCGTGCTGCGCGGCCCCAACCTGTATGCGGCCAGGCCATGCCTGCTGACAGTGCTGGACCTCGAAACGCTGCACGGGGTCGCGTCCAGCGATGTACCCGGCTTTACCGACGCGCTGCTGGCGCTGGTGCCGGGCCTGCACGCGCACCGCTGCTCGCCCGGCCACCAGGGCGGCTTCGCCGAACGGCTGCGCGACGGCACCTACATGGGCCATGTCGTCGAACACCTGACGCTGGAACTGCAATGCCTGGCCGGCACGCCGGCAGGCTTCGGCCGCACGCGGCGCGTGCGCGGCCAGCCCGGCGTGTATCGCGTGGTCTGCGCCTACCGGGTGGAAGCGGTGGTCGTGGAAGCCTTCGACCTGGCGCTGGCCATCGTGGTTGCGCTGGCCAGGGGCGAGGCGTTCGCGCTGGACGAGCCGCTGGCCGCGCTGCGGCTCACGGCCGAGCGCAATGCCATCGGCACCAGCACCGCCGCCGTGCTGAAGGCGGCGCGGGGCCGGCGCATCCCGTACTTCCGCGTATCGGACAACGCCAACCTGTTCCAGCTGGGCTGGGGCAGCCGGCAGAAAAGGCTGCAGGCGACGATGACGGGCGACGCCAGCAACATCGCCTGCCGCATCGCCAGCGACAAGCAGCTGACCAAGGCATTGCTGAAGGAAGCCGGCGTGCCGGTGCCGGGCGGCAGCGTGGTGACGAGCACCGACGAGGCGCAGCGCGCGGCGCGCCGCCTGCGCGGCATCGTGACCGTCAAGCCGCTGGACGCCAACCAGGGCAAGGGCGTGACCACGCAATGCACCACTCCCAAGCAGGTGGCGGCGGCATTCGACGCGGCCCGCAAATTCTCGCGCAGCGTGATCGTCGAACGCTTCATCGAAGGCAACGACTACCGGGTGCTCGTCACCGGCGATACCGTGGCCGCAGCCTCGCTGCGGCGCCCGCCCACGGTCGTGGGCGACGGCCGCCACACGATCCGCGAGCTGGTCGCGGCGGAAAACCGGAATCCGGCGCGCGGCCAGGGCCACACCAACATCCTCACGCAGATCCCGCTCGACGAGCACGCGCTCCAGGCACTGGAAAAGCGCGGCTACGGTCTGGACAGCGTGCCGCCGGCGGGCGTGCCCGTCACGCTACGCGGCAACGCCAACCTCTCCACCGGCGGAACCGCCGAGGATGTCACCGACCTGCTGCCCGATGAAACGCGGGCGATCTGCGTGCGCGCCGCGCAGAAGATCGGCCTGGACGTGGCCGGCATCGACCTGGTCTGCCGCGACATCGCGCGGCCGCTGGCCGACCAGGGCGGCGCGATCATCGAAGTCAATGCCGCGCCCGGCATCCGGATGCACCAGTATCCGGCCGCCGGCACGCCGCGCGACGCGGGAGACGCGATCGTCGAGGCGATGTATGGCGACGACGATGGCCGCATTCCCGTCATCGCCGTCACCGGCACGAACGGCAAGACCACCACCACGCTGATGGCCGCCCATTGCGTGCGCATGGCGGGCCTGCGCACCGGCGTGACGACGACCGAAGGCATCTACGTCGACGGCCGCCAGATCGCCAGCGGCGACTGCAGCGGCTACTGGTCGGCGCGCACCGTGCTGACCGATCCCACCGTCGATTTCGCCATCCTGGAAACGGCGCGCGGCGGCATCCTCAAGCGCGGCCTGGCGTTCGACCGCTGCGACGTGGCGGTGATGCTCAATATCAGCGCCGATCACCTGGGCCTCGACGGCGTCGATACGGTGGAAGAACTGGCCCGCGTCAAGGGCGTGGTGGCCGGCGCCGCCTCGCGCTGCGTGGTTCTCAATGCCGAGGACAGACATTGCGTGCGCCTGGGTGGCCGCCTGAAGGACACCGTCGAAGTGCTGTACTTCGCGCTGGATCCGGACAATCCCGTGCTGCTCAAGCACCTGCACAACGGCGGCCGCGGCGCCTACCTGCAGGACAGCCAGCTGGTCGTCGCCGACGGTACCCGCCACCAGGTGCTGCTGCGGGCGGCCGACATGCCTTCCACGCTGGGCGGACACGCCCGCTACAACATCGCCAACGGGCTGGCCGCGGCCGCCGCGTTGCTGGCCACGGGATTCACGGTCGAGCAGATCGCCGCCGGCCTGGCCAGCTTCGTCTCGGACGGCCGCACCAATCCGCTGCGCAGCAACGTGTTCGACGTGCGCGGCATCACGGTGGTCGTCGACTATGCGCACAATCCGGCCGCGTACAACGCGATGTCGGGCATGGCGCGCGGCCTGTCGAAAGGCAGGGTCGTCGGCGTGATCACCGCGCCGGGGGACCGCCGCGACCAGGACCTGGAAGCCGTCGGCGAAACTTGCGCGCGCGGCTTCGACGAGATCGTAGTGTACGAAGCGGGCAACCGTGGCCGCCCCACCGGCGAATGCGCGCAACTGATGCTGGCCGGCGCCCAGCGCAGCGGCAAGCCGCGGGACGTGCTGCACAGCCGTCTCGCCGGCCAGGAGGCGCTGCGGCACGGGCTGTCGCTGTGCAAGCCGGGCGACGTCATGGTGTTCGCCTGCGGCTCGTCGCTGAACGAGGTGGTCGAGGCGCTGCGCGATAGCGATCCGGCCAGCGCGCGGCAGATCGCCGCGCAGGCGGCGCTGGTAATGGTGTGA
- a CDS encoding cyanophycinase gives MTERMPDFDGGRHGHLVIVGGHEDHENSKEILSRFVQLSGGQGAAIAVITAASRVPDKMWERYDVAFREIGVREVIRVDLPDRATANDPALAVRVRACTGIWMTGGDQKRLLAMIGGTLLDEAMHAALKESGACIGGTSAGASAMCGHMLADGKADLLPEKGSVSLGAGLGFVQRVVIDQHFSERHRLARLLTIVAQNPYLLGVGIDEDTALVVERGVGIEVIGAGSVTVVDGRTMISDVADISTGGTPQLIDVRLHLLPAGSSFALSGEIDHPHQLPPGATHTTPAPLLDFVRNVTKRTSLS, from the coding sequence ATGACTGAGCGCATGCCGGACTTCGACGGCGGCCGGCACGGCCACCTCGTCATCGTGGGCGGCCACGAAGACCATGAAAACAGCAAGGAAATCCTGTCGCGTTTCGTGCAGCTTTCCGGCGGCCAGGGCGCCGCGATCGCCGTGATCACCGCCGCCAGCCGCGTGCCGGACAAGATGTGGGAGCGCTACGACGTAGCGTTCCGCGAGATCGGCGTGCGCGAAGTGATCCGCGTCGACCTGCCGGACCGCGCCACGGCCAACGATCCGGCCCTGGCGGTGCGCGTGCGCGCCTGTACCGGCATATGGATGACCGGCGGCGACCAGAAACGCCTGCTGGCGATGATCGGCGGCACGCTGCTCGACGAAGCGATGCACGCCGCGCTGAAGGAATCCGGCGCCTGCATCGGCGGCACCAGCGCCGGCGCCTCGGCGATGTGCGGCCACATGCTGGCCGACGGCAAGGCCGACCTGCTGCCGGAGAAAGGCTCGGTCAGCCTGGGCGCCGGCCTCGGCTTCGTGCAGCGCGTGGTGATCGACCAGCATTTCTCCGAGCGGCACCGCCTGGCGCGGCTGCTCACCATCGTCGCCCAGAATCCCTATCTGCTGGGCGTGGGCATCGACGAGGACACGGCGCTGGTGGTGGAACGCGGCGTCGGCATCGAAGTGATCGGCGCCGGCAGCGTGACGGTCGTCGACGGCCGCACGATGATCTCGGATGTGGCCGACATCTCGACCGGCGGCACGCCGCAGCTGATCGACGTGCGGCTGCACCTGCTGCCCGCCGGCAGCAGCTTCGCGCTGTCCGGGGAGATCGACCATCCGCACCAGTTGCCCCCCGGCGCCACGCACACCACGCCGGCCCCATTGCTCGACTTCGTTCGCAACGTAACAAAGAGGACTTCCCTGTCATGA